The Toxoplasma gondii ME49 chromosome III, whole genome shotgun sequence genome includes a window with the following:
- a CDS encoding ELMO/CED-12 family protein (encoded by transcript TGME49_253000), protein MLFFSIHPALLLHCCGSIFAWRGRRFSNFLRSKMESEGARVGTPEGTDNNVRRPEEEKGREGERNGFLKSCALCLRGLGCAWCCQDFDAYELSHEEEFTLHVLSSAACVPYNPDDPEQEKVLLQFYDAVVNPAQSLPPEAERDWKAIGFQSQNPRTDFRGGGLLSLQQLLFFAQNFREEMLVLVEKSKRDSFPLAASLINVTHMLGTFFDLYDDHHMMTGTSSAAARASPRCLKNFTKLCVSAAKSRSRSRTVTLRTFTICSSSQLRSLHPSSADLDSTGERRPESGDDRSPSSARSGGLAKGVGASTGDSGLSLASSGVLYVFNFLFSCTVIRLDREIEKRRGWSKSSASAIDEKTPSACTWASPGEASGLAGKLARLPSESTALSGGASGNAVEAEEAHGEGVDESQPLLLGREADGEAGEVNAQSKCESEDEKGQSSGGEVPRKNRGSMADLMMHLKKPGLDLPLASRAFHSLQGGDTSPVGQRGSTIFVFADSLVACRVAVEELLSSGQVHTVEDLRKLTEVV, encoded by the exons atgcttttcttctccatccaccctgctcttcttctccactgcTGCGGCTCGATATTTGcctggcgaggaagacgtTTTTCCAATTTCTTAAGAAGCAAGATGGAATCCGAGGGCGCGAGGGTGGGGACGCCGGAGGGGACAGACAACAATGTCCGACGGcctgaagaggagaaagggagagaaggcgagaggaatgGATTTCTCAAGTCTTGCGCACTGTGCCTTCGAGGCCTCGGATGTGCCTGGTGCTGCCAAGACTTCGACGCTTATGAACTTTCTCATGAAGAAGAGTTCACTCTCCACGTCTTAAgctccgctgcatgcgttccttACAACCCTGATGATCCAGAGCAAGAAAAG GTTCTGCTGCAATTTTACGACGCGGTGGTGAATCCCGCACAGTCACTTCCTCCAGAAGCCGAACGAGACTGGAAGGCAATCGGTTTCCAG agTCAGAACCCGCGCACGGACTTCCGAGGTGGCGGCCTGCTGTcgctgcagcagctccttttcttcgcacAAAATTTCCGTGAAGAGATGCTCGTTCTCGTcgagaaaagcaaacgagATAGTTTCCCCCTCGCGGCCAGTCTCATCAATGTCACG CATATGCTGGGGACCTTCTTCGACCTGTACGACGACCATCACATGATGACAGGGACGTCGAGTGCTGCGGCGCGAGCTTCGCCTCGCTGTCTGAAGAATTTCACAAagttgtgtgtctctgcagcgaaGTCTAGGTCGCGTTCGCGGACGGTGACTCTTCGGACGTTCACGATTTGTTCGTCCTCGCAGCTGCGATCTCTTCACCCGTCGTCGGCAGATCTGGACTCGACAGGGGAACGTCGACCGGAATCGGGGGATGACCGTAGTCCCTCGTCAGCTAGGTCAGGAGGTCTGGCTAAGGGTGTGGGTGCGTCGACAGGAGACTCCGGGCTCTCGTTGGCGTCCTCGGGTGTCCTGTATGTGTTCAACTTCCTCTTTTCATGTACGGTGATTCGTCTGGATCGTGAGATTGAAAAGCGACGTGGATGGAGCAAGAGCTCAGCAAGTGCGATTGACGAAAAGACAcccagcgcatgcacttggGCCTCTCCAGGCGAAGCGAGTGGGTTGGCGGGGAAGCTGGCGCGCCTACCGTCGGAGTCAACTGCGCTGTCAGGAGGCGCCTCTGGGAACGCCGTCGAGGCTGAGGAAGCGCATGGAGAAGGCGTGGACGAGAGCCAGCCTTTGCTGCTTGGGCGAGAGGCGGACGGCGAAGCTGGCGAAGTAAATGCACAGAGTAAGtgcgagagcgaggacgagaaagggCAATCCTCCGGCGGCGAAGTGCCACGGAAGAACCGTGGAAGTATGGCAGACCTCATGATGCATTTGAAGAAACCGGGGCTGGACCTACCTCTCGCATCCCGGGCGTTTCACTCATTGCAGGGCGGAGACACTTCGCCTGTGGGTCAAAGAGGCTCCAccatcttcgtcttcgccgacagcctcgttgcatgcagggtCGCTGTCGAGGAACTCCTCAGTTCAGGACAGGTTCACACCGTCGAGGACTTGCGAAAGCTCACTGAAGTCGTGTAA